The Helianthus annuus cultivar XRQ/B chromosome 16, HanXRQr2.0-SUNRISE, whole genome shotgun sequence genome includes a window with the following:
- the LOC110913780 gene encoding zinc finger BED domain-containing protein RICESLEEPER 2-like — MLNTVNRVSITTDMWTSVQNIHYMVVTCHFVDSDFDIHKCILSFVDVPPPYSGVHMYDCLFKCLKDWNIEMKVATLTVDNAKTNDMVARKLMDNLNLQKNFLLMENGLSEIQDIIHNVRESVKHVGASPGRLHLFSELTKQLQLKKKHLILDVSTRWNATYAMLSTALEFKEVFENYAGRESTYTKLPSGDDWKKCKDVCSFLSLFDEATKIISGSEYPTSNLFLIELYVIKNALDTVALEENDCMRSMACKMKEKFDKYWGSTNLLISLGAVMDPRYKMELIKLSFNTIYSLEEAKEEVQVVNDILEDLFNERHIRNRMLFELVVQLLGVEARSELSELATYLEEGVYICETGASFDVLGWWKENRLKYRILSKMAADILSIPITTVASESAFNAGGRVVEPHRSCLGTEMVDMLVCGAD, encoded by the exons ATGTTGAATACTGTTAATCGTGTGAGCATCACAACTGACATGTGGACATCCGTTCAAAATATCCATTACATGGTAGTTACATGCCACTTTGTAGACTCGGATTTTGATATTCACAAATGCATATTGAGTTTTGTAGATGTGCCTCCGCCATATTCTGGAGTTCATATGTATGATTGCTTATTCAAGTGTTTAAAAGATTGGAATATTGAGATGAAGGTGGCTACTTTGACTGTGGACAATGCTAAAACTAATGATATGGTGGCTAGAAAGTTGATGGATAATTTAAATCTACAAAAAAACTTCCTCTTGATGGAAA ATGGTCTATCAGAAATTCAAGATATAATTCACAATGTTCGTGAGAGTGTGAAACATGTGGGTGCTTCTCCGGGGCGATTACATCTCTTTAGTGAGCTCACTAAACAATTacaattgaaaaaaaaacatcTTATCTTGGATGTCAGTACTCGGTGGAATGCAACATATGCAATGTTGTCTACGGCTTTGGAATTTAAAGAAGTTTTTGAGAATTATGCCGGTCGAGAAAGTACATACACCAAATTACCAAGTGGTGATGATTGGAAAAAATGTAAAGATGTTTGCTCATTCTTGTCACTTTTCGATGAGGCTACCAAAATAATTTCAG GTTCTGAGTATCCAACTTCTAATTTATTTCTCATTGAGTTATACGTTATAAAGAATGCATTGGATACTGTAGCTCTGGAGGAGAATGATTGCATGCGATCTATGGCatgtaaaatgaaagaaaaatttGACAAATACTGGGGCTCTACTAATCTGTTGATTTCTCTGGGTGCTGTTATGGATCCAAGATATAAAATGGAACTAATTAAATTATCTTTCAATACAATTTATTCTCTGGAGGAGGCTAAAGAAGAAGTACAAGTTGTTAATGACATTTTAGAGGATTTGTTTAATGAGAGGCACATAAGGAATCGAATGTTGTTCGAACTGGTGGTGCAACTACTGGGAGTGGAAGCGAGATCAGAGCTG TCAGAGTTAGCCACTTATTTAGAGGAAGGAGTGTACATTTGTGAGACAGGTGCAAGTTTTGATGTTTTGGGATGGTGGAAAGAGAATAGACTTAAGTATAGAATTTTGTCTAAAATGGCAGCTGATATCCTATCTATTCCAATAACAACTGTTGCTTCTGAATCGGCTTTCAACGCTGGTGGCAGGGTTGTTGAGCCACATCGTTCTTGTTTAGGAACAGAGATGGTTGATATGCTTGTTTGTGGAGCTGATTGA